Proteins from a single region of Dehalococcoidia bacterium:
- the nusG gene encoding transcription termination/antitermination factor NusG, whose product MTTQITHADPEVRWYIIHAYSGQEKRVKDNLEQRIKTMDMQDKILQVVVPTEDEMEIKGGQRKAVPRTIFPGYILVQMRMDDQSWFVVRNTPGVTGFVSAEDESENRPKPVPLEEREVETILRQIETDTPRPRIGLEKGQSVRITDGPFVDFMGTVDEVSQERAKVKVLVSFFGRETPVELDFLQVERA is encoded by the coding sequence ATGACGACTCAGATCACACATGCCGATCCTGAAGTCCGCTGGTACATAATCCACGCCTACTCAGGCCAGGAAAAGCGGGTCAAGGATAATCTCGAACAGCGCATCAAGACCATGGATATGCAGGACAAGATACTGCAGGTCGTGGTGCCAACCGAAGACGAGATGGAGATCAAGGGAGGCCAGCGCAAGGCTGTCCCTCGCACAATCTTCCCTGGATACATCCTCGTTCAGATGAGAATGGACGATCAGAGCTGGTTCGTAGTTCGCAACACCCCTGGAGTCACCGGATTCGTTTCAGCAGAGGACGAAAGCGAAAATCGGCCCAAGCCTGTGCCGTTGGAGGAGCGAGAGGTCGAGACCATTCTGAGGCAGATTGAGACCGACACTCCGAGACCCAGGATAGGTCTTGAGAAAGGCCAGAGTGTCCGAATCACCGACGGCCCCTTCGTGGACTTTATGGGCACCGTCGACGAGGTTTCACAGGAGCGGGCGAAGGTCAAAGTTCTCGTGTCCTTCTTCGGTCGCGAGACCCCCGTCGAGCTCGACTTCCTACAGGTCGAACGCGCCTAA
- the rpmG gene encoding 50S ribosomal protein L33 has translation MARRGEARILVTLGCTTCRERTYNSSKNRRNDPQRLELMKFCPRCREHVLHREVR, from the coding sequence ATGGCCCGTCGGGGAGAAGCCAGAATTCTCGTAACGCTCGGCTGCACCACGTGTAGAGAGCGGACTTATAACTCCAGCAAGAACCGGCGGAACGATCCACAACGTCTGGAGTTGATGAAGTTCTGCCCCCGGTGCCGGGAGCACGTACTGCACCGAGAGGTGAGGTAG
- the larC gene encoding nickel pincer cofactor biosynthesis protein LarC, with protein MKAAYFQCIGGASGDMVLSAVIDAGVPRGVITGALDAMNVTGVALSVEQSQRGGVVGTYVGVELDDQARKSHRFDDFIASVQSSGLSNRVKKQSTAVFNRMADAEARVHRTSAEHLHLHELGTLDTLVDVVGGVVGLEHLGVERVFSSPFPMGTGVFRSDHGILPVPSPATSALFTMADAPLVPAPNNPVRTGEMVTPTGAGIITTLAEFRQPQMSMQAQGYGLGTRDPDEYPNVLSLWVGEVSEGEKTGGLSILETNLDDATGEVLGYVQERLFEIGARDVWFTPIQMKKNRPATMLCAIVDERTERQVVDVIMRETTTLGVRVRPIERYEAGREIRSIQTRLGTAKVKLKVIDHETVAASPEYEDCRRIASETGLPLNEVFRVVQRTAEDLLLTPNPTLP; from the coding sequence TTGAAGGCAGCCTACTTCCAGTGCATTGGCGGGGCGAGTGGAGACATGGTTCTCAGCGCCGTCATAGACGCAGGTGTCCCACGTGGAGTTATCACCGGTGCTTTGGATGCGATGAACGTAACCGGCGTCGCTCTCAGTGTCGAGCAATCTCAGCGTGGTGGCGTTGTTGGTACGTACGTGGGGGTCGAGCTTGACGACCAGGCACGTAAGTCACACCGTTTTGACGACTTCATTGCCTCTGTTCAGTCGTCGGGGCTCTCCAATCGTGTCAAGAAGCAATCTACTGCCGTCTTCAATCGCATGGCCGACGCCGAAGCCAGAGTGCATCGAACGTCTGCGGAACACCTGCACCTTCACGAACTGGGAACGCTCGATACCCTGGTGGATGTGGTTGGCGGCGTAGTCGGGCTCGAACACCTCGGAGTAGAGCGTGTTTTCTCGTCGCCATTTCCCATGGGAACCGGCGTGTTCAGGAGCGATCACGGTATTCTGCCCGTACCTTCTCCGGCTACTTCAGCGCTCTTCACCATGGCGGATGCGCCGCTAGTTCCTGCCCCCAACAACCCTGTCAGGACTGGCGAAATGGTGACACCAACTGGCGCGGGTATCATCACTACGCTCGCCGAATTTCGCCAGCCTCAGATGTCTATGCAGGCGCAGGGCTACGGTCTAGGCACGAGAGATCCCGATGAGTACCCGAATGTGTTGAGTCTCTGGGTAGGGGAGGTTTCCGAGGGTGAAAAGACGGGCGGCTTGTCTATCCTGGAAACGAACCTTGATGACGCCACAGGTGAGGTTCTCGGATACGTACAGGAGCGGCTGTTCGAGATTGGAGCCAGGGACGTCTGGTTCACTCCAATCCAGATGAAGAAGAACAGGCCAGCCACCATGTTGTGCGCAATCGTGGACGAGCGCACCGAGAGACAGGTCGTTGATGTGATTATGCGGGAGACGACCACGCTCGGTGTGAGGGTGCGCCCAATAGAACGATACGAGGCTGGACGCGAGATTCGGTCAATCCAGACCCGACTCGGTACCGCGAAAGTTAAGCTGAAGGTCATTGACCACGAGACTGTTGCCGCCAGTCCTGAGTACGAGGATTGTCGCAGGATCGCGTCCGAAACAGGCCTTCCTTTGAACGAAGTATTTCGCGTGGTCCAGCGCACTGCAGAAGACCTGCTATTGACCCCCAATCCGACGCTGCCCTAA
- the secE gene encoding preprotein translocase subunit SecE: protein MARDPGVTRRVGGEVARRAFSVRMIGEVVGELRRVTWPTKEETLRLSIMVIAVAVAIGAFLGLVDLGFARIMGILLGN, encoded by the coding sequence GTGGCTCGGGATCCCGGTGTAACACGCAGAGTCGGAGGCGAGGTAGCCCGTCGCGCCTTTAGCGTTCGAATGATTGGCGAAGTCGTAGGCGAACTCCGTAGGGTCACCTGGCCCACCAAGGAGGAAACGCTCCGACTGAGCATAATGGTGATCGCGGTGGCTGTGGCCATCGGTGCATTCCTCGGACTGGTGGATCTGGGTTTTGCTCGAATAATGGGGATACTGCTGGGGAATTGA
- the tuf gene encoding elongation factor Tu, with protein MAKQKFERTKPHVNVGTIGHVDHGKTTLTAAITKVLASAGMADFRPFDSIDNAPEERERGVTIAIQHVEYETDTRHYAHVDCPGHADYIKNMITGAAQMDGAILVVSAPDGPMPQTREHILLARQVEVPAVVVALNKVDAMEDEELLELVELEMAELLSEYGFPGDEIPIVRVSALNALEAEDNTRDGEWTKGIWELMDAVDSYIPVPDRPRDLDFLMPIEDVFGIKGRGTVVTGRVERGIVRMGDTIEIVGIKETTNTVVTGVEMFHKILDEGEPGDAVGVLLRGVDREAIERGQVLVAPGSMTPHREYEAQVYVLSKDEGGRHTPFFNGYKPQFYIRTTDVTGEIQLPDGVEMVMPGDNIEMNIKLITPVALEEQLRFAVREGGRTVGSGVITKILD; from the coding sequence GTGGCTAAGCAGAAGTTTGAGCGGACGAAGCCCCACGTAAACGTCGGTACCATTGGTCACGTTGACCATGGGAAGACGACACTTACGGCTGCCATAACCAAGGTGTTGGCGTCAGCCGGTATGGCAGACTTCCGTCCTTTTGACTCTATCGACAACGCTCCCGAAGAGCGGGAACGTGGTGTTACGATCGCGATCCAGCACGTTGAGTACGAGACCGACACTCGTCACTACGCGCACGTTGACTGCCCAGGTCACGCCGACTACATCAAGAACATGATCACCGGTGCTGCCCAGATGGACGGCGCAATCCTGGTCGTCAGCGCTCCCGACGGGCCTATGCCGCAGACCCGCGAGCACATCCTGCTTGCGCGTCAGGTTGAAGTTCCGGCGGTCGTAGTCGCTCTCAACAAGGTCGATGCAATGGAGGACGAGGAACTCCTCGAGCTTGTCGAGCTTGAGATGGCTGAGCTCCTGTCCGAGTATGGTTTCCCAGGCGACGAAATCCCGATCGTTAGGGTCAGCGCACTCAACGCGCTAGAAGCCGAAGACAACACCCGGGATGGTGAGTGGACAAAGGGAATCTGGGAGCTAATGGATGCTGTCGACAGCTACATTCCGGTTCCGGATCGCCCTCGTGATCTGGACTTCCTAATGCCCATTGAGGACGTCTTCGGAATCAAGGGTCGTGGCACCGTGGTTACTGGCCGTGTCGAACGCGGCATCGTCAGGATGGGTGACACCATTGAGATCGTTGGAATCAAGGAGACCACGAACACCGTGGTCACCGGTGTGGAGATGTTCCACAAGATTCTGGATGAGGGTGAGCCCGGAGACGCAGTTGGTGTCCTCCTGCGAGGCGTGGACCGAGAAGCAATTGAGCGCGGCCAGGTGCTAGTTGCACCCGGCAGTATGACTCCGCACCGAGAGTACGAGGCCCAGGTCTACGTACTCAGCAAGGACGAAGGCGGCAGGCACACCCCGTTCTTCAACGGCTACAAGCCGCAGTTCTACATCAGAACCACCGACGTGACCGGCGAGATCCAGTTGCCGGACGGCGTCGAGATGGTCATGCCAGGCGACAACATCGAGATGAACATCAAGCTGATCACGCCAGTGGCGCTTGAAGAGCAGCTCAGGTTCGCCGTTCGTGAGGGCGGCAGGACGGTTGGGTCCGGCGTCATCACGAAGATCCTGGACTAG
- the rplK gene encoding 50S ribosomal protein L11, protein MAKKVRALIKLQIEGGRASPAPPVGPALGQHGVNIMAFVKEYNERTSQNAGTIVPVELTVFEDRSFTFITKSPPAAELLRKAAGVDKGSGNPKAEPLSVTVTRDQVREIAEVKAADLNAADIEGAMKIIEGTARSMGLRVS, encoded by the coding sequence TTGGCCAAGAAAGTACGCGCACTCATAAAGCTCCAGATCGAAGGCGGCAGGGCAAGCCCCGCCCCTCCTGTAGGTCCTGCGCTCGGACAGCACGGCGTCAACATCATGGCGTTCGTGAAGGAGTACAACGAGCGGACGTCTCAGAACGCGGGGACAATTGTCCCAGTCGAGTTGACGGTCTTCGAAGACCGTTCGTTCACATTCATCACCAAGAGCCCGCCAGCGGCCGAGCTGCTTCGCAAGGCTGCAGGAGTCGACAAGGGCAGCGGCAACCCGAAGGCTGAGCCCCTGTCTGTCACCGTTACGCGTGACCAGGTCAGGGAGATCGCTGAGGTCAAGGCCGCCGATCTCAACGCTGCCGACATAGAAGGCGCCATGAAGATCATCGAGGGCACAGCCCGCAGCATGGGACTCAGGGTCAGCTGA